GGGCCACGGTAATCCTGACCGACCGCTACGAGCAGGCAGCCGCGCTCGATCGCTACGGGCCGTCCCGAGGACTGCCTCCCGTGTACAGCGGCCACCGCTCCTACTGGTACTTCGGACGACCTGCCGACACGAGCCGCCACGTCATCTTCGTCGGGGCCGACCGTGAGTACCTCGACAAGTTCTTCGGTTCGGTATCCAAAAAGGGCAGGGTGGACAACCGCCTCGGGGTGAACAACCTCAACCAAGGCATGCCCATCTGGCTGTGCGGCGACCCGAAGAAGCCCTGGTCACAACTTTGGCCGGAACTCTACCGCCAGGCCGTGGTCATCGCCCCGGGTAAACACCCCTGAGGGGTGTCCCGTCATCAGGGGGCGGGCGGGGCGGGGCGGTCCGTTCGTAGACGGGCCCGCCAGGTGTGAACCAGCCCGCCTTCTCCCGCACGGCAGTGCTCGGGTCCTTGGCGTGGGACGCCGTCAAGGCGGCAGCGGCGCGTGCATCCGAGTGGGTGAATGTGCCGGCGAGCTCGGCAGCCCTTGCCCGGACGTGCGCGTCCGGGTCTGAAGCCAGGTGGCGTAACGGGGGTTCGCGCACCTGGTCTGGGCCCGGCGCACAGCTGTCTCCCTTGCACCGGTCGCCCGCCAGGGCGTGGAATGCGGCGATCCTGACCCGGGCGTCGGGGTCGCCGGCCATGGCGATGAGTTCTCCCATGGACTCGATGTCGACCGGGTGGTCGAGGAGGCGACAGCAGCCCTCGCGGACAGCCGGATCTCTTCGCGGAGGCCGGCACCGAAGGCGCCCGATGCGTTCTGCCCACGTCGTAGCAGCTCATGGTGGGCCGCAACTTTGCGCTACGGGTCGCCCAGGCACGAGACGGGGAGTTGCTAGCTGTTCTCGGGTCCGGCAACGCCCGGGGGCGCGGCCCGGCCACCGTGGGGGAACATCTTGGCCAGAGTCCCGGTGCGGAACAGCGTGATCTGGGTGATGACCTGGAGCACCAGCCAGGTCGCCGCGTACAGCACACCGTCCAGTGCCGGAACCGCGTCGACGGGCAACGCGAACGCCATGAAGACGCGCACCAGCGCGTCCGCCATCAGCCCCAGACCCCAGAGCCAGGTCATGCCGTGCCAGACGCGCCGGAACCCAGGGTCCGTCTCCCACAGCCGGTCCAGGAGCGCAGTCCGGCCCGGCAGCAGCGACTTGAGCGCGCGGAACGTGAAGGGCTGGGCCGTCGCGAGGGTGACGAGCAGCCAGATCCCGGCGCACGCGGTGACCAGACCACTGCGGGCCAGGACGACGCGCGGATTCGCGGTGATGAGCGAGGCGGCCGTGCCCCCGATCAGGAGAGCGATGACGAACACGCCTATGGCGTCGAGCTTTCGGTGCCGTACGGCGGAGTGAAGCGTGTGCACGGCGGGGGCGGCGCCGCTCAGCAGCAGTGAGGGGATCTCGCTCAGCCCGGCGCCGCGCAGGACGTAGTAGAGGGAGGTGGGGATGACCACGTCGAAGGCGATGGTCACCGCGAGACCCCTGCCGGCCGAGGACGCTTCGGCCTGGGGAGTGGCGCTCTCGCCGTCGGCAGGGGCGGTCGTCGGCTGTTCGGACGGTGTGGGGGGAGTCACGGCGCAGGGCTCCTGGCGTGGGGCGGCCCGGGGGCCGGCGCGGGTGATCACATGGTTGCGCGCAGCGGTTCGACACCTCGGGGAGTTCCTGCCCGCACCGGCCCGGGTCGAAATCCCCGTCGAGCAGCGGGTGGTGCAGGACGCGCTGGATCGCCCTGGACACTTCCCCCAGGGCGATCGCCGGGTTGGCCTTTCCCCTGCCGGTGATCACGACGGGGCGGGGGCCGGGGGCCGGCACGGAACGCAGGGCGCCTCCCGGGATCCCGGGTCCCTACGCTCTTGCAGCGGTCCGCCGCAGTGCGATGACGAGGACCGAGCCCGGGACCAGATGCAGGCACACGAGCACCGCCTTGGCGCCCGCCGTGACACCGAGGCCGAACGGGCCGGCCAAGGACAGGACCAGGACCGTGAGGGCGAGGACCGTCCAGGTGCGATGCGCCCTCGCCGGCGCCCACCGCTCCAGGGCGGCGAGCGAACCCCACGCGGCGAGGCCCGCCGCCACCGACGCAGTCAGGACCGCCGCGGCGCCGACGGACTGTTCGTGGCGGTCCGAACCGCTGTGGACGTCCAGGTGGACGCCCGCCAGCTGCGCACCCACCAACCAGACGACCAGGGCCGCCACGGCGCCGGCCACAACCGCCAGGATCCGCGCTCGTCGGATTCCCGAGGCTCCGGACTCGCCCTCGCGGGACGGATTCGCGGTCACCATGGAGTGCCACTCTCCTCTCAGTACGACGTCCGGCAGGCGGCACCGGGAGGCGAGCAGCTCAGACCGGCCGCCGGAAGACTAGGGGGCCGCTTCGCCCGGTGCCAGCGGCTACGGCGCCCGGACGCCAAGATCAAGGTGAACAACCAGACTTCCCAGGGCCCGCGCCGCCGTGAGCCGAACAGACAGCCCGCCGTCAGCAGTGCTCCGCCGTCCCCAGATACTGTTCGGCGAAGGCGGCGGCCGCGGTGGGCGAGGTGAGCAGGCGGCGCAGCCGGGCGAGGGCCGTGCCCGCGCGGAACGGGTCGCCGGCCGCGGTGCCGTGGTAGACCTCGGACAGCCACTGCGAGAACTCCTGGTAGTCCCACACCCGCCGCAGACACGCCTGTGAGTAGCCGTCCAGGCCGCTGCCGTCGCCGCCGTCGAGGTGGGCGACCAGCGCGTCACCGAGCAGGAACGCGTCGTGCAGCGCCAGGTTCATGCCCTTCGCGGCGATCGGCGCGACCAGGTGGGCCGCGTCACCGGCCAGGAACAGCCGCCCGTACGCCATCGGCTCGACCACGTAGTCGTGCATGTCCAACACGCGTTTCTCGATCAGCGGCCCCTCGGTGAGCGGTACGGCGTCCGCGCCGCCCGCGAGCCGCAGGCGCAGCTCGGACCAGATTCGCTCGTCGGACCAGTCGTCCGGGTCGTCGCCAGGGTGGCACTGGAGGTAGTAGCGGGTCACCTCGGGGCTGCGGGCCATGTGCCCGGCGAAGCCGTTCGGGTGGATGCCGAACAGCACGCAGTCCGAGGACGGCGGCGCCTCGGCGAGCAACGCCAGCCAGCCGACGCCGTAGTCGTGCCGGGCCACCCGTGCGTGCCCCACCGGCAGCGCGGCCCGGCTGATCCCCCGCGCCCCGTCCGCGCCGACGACGAAGTCGCACGTCAGCACCTGCCGCGCAGCCGTGTGCGGGCAGGTGTACGACACCGACGGCCGGGCGGACTCCAGGTCGTGCAGCTCGACGTCCCGCACGGAGAAGCGGGCGTCCCCGCCCCGGATGTCGACGTAGTGGCGGACGAGGTCCGCCACCAGCAACGGCTGCGGGTAGACCCAGTGGTGACGCCCGGTCAGATCGCCGTAGGGGAAGCGGTACCGCTCACCGGCGAAGCGGAACTCGCACACGGTGTGGCGCTGGGCCCGCGCCAACAGGTTGTCGGCGAGCCCCCGTCGCTCCAGCGCCCGCACCGCCCATTCCTCGATCACCCCGGCCCGCGGCCGCGCCTCGATGGACGCACGGCTCTCCGACTCGAGGACGACGCAGTCGACACCCGCGGCACGAAGGATGTTCCCGACGGTCAGCCCCGCGGGGCCCGCGCCGACGACGACTACCCGCGTCCGTTGCGAGAGAGGGGAGTTGGTGGTCACCCGCACATTATGTGCCGGGGCGGGCCCGCGCGGAGTCAGCCGAGACGGGGGATCTCGATGGCCGGGCAGCGGTCCATGACCATGTCCAGCCCGGCCGCCCGCGTGCGCTCGTAGGCCGCCTCGTCGACGACGCCGAGCTGGAACCACACCGCCCTCGCGCCCTCGGCCACCGCCTCGTCGGCGACGGCCCCCGCGAGCTCGCTGTTGACGAAGACGTCGACGACGTCCACGTCGAAGGGGATGTCCGCGAGGGACGCGTACCCCTGCTCCCCGTGCACGGTCTCCGCCTTCGGATGGACGGGCACCACCCGCTTGCCGAAGCGTTGCAGCACCTCGGCGACCCCGTAGGCCGCGCGGCTGCGGTTCGTCGACAGGCCGACCACGGCCCAGGTGTCACCGAGCCCGGTCAGGATCTTGCGGATCGTCGCCTCGTCGCCGTACACCGTCGGCCTCCTCTGGGTCAGGGTCGTCCACAGCCTGGCCCCCGCTGCAACACCGCACGGCGCACCTTGATTCCGGCTCCTGCCTGCGCATCGCGCTCCGCCCGCCTAGGCTCGCCCTGTGCTGAGCATCATCGACGCCCGAACCGGCGAGCCCGTCGCCGCCGCCTCCGTCCGGCGGGGCCCGACCCGGGTCGAGGCGCATGCCTGCGGGTACGGCGCGGCGTCGCTGCGCGTCCTGCTCGTCGCGGACCTGCTCGTCCGCGCCCTGGAGATGGGCGGCACGCCCGCGTGGGCCCTGCTGAGCGACCGGACGAGCGACCGCGCGGAACTGCGCGCCGGCGCCGCAGCCCTGGGCATGCACCCCTTCGAGGACGGCCACGACGCCACCGCGGGAACGGGCGCGGCGCAGGTGTTGCACGTGGTCGGGGCGCAGGGCCCGGCCACGGACGGCGTACGGGTCGCCGTCGCTCCGGCGGAGGGGGCCGTGCCCGACTGGCGGGGGACGGCCGGAGCCCGCGGCGAACCGGCCGCGGGCGGCGCGGCACCGGACCTCGACCCCGCCGTCCTGCGCCTCGCCCTGCTCGCGGTGGAGCGCAGCGAACCCCTCCGGCTCGACGCGGCCGCACTGGAGGAGGCCCGCGACGCCCTCGCGCGCTGGCGGCGAGCCGTCGCCGAATGGGCGCGACAGCCCTCACGGCCGGTCCCCGACGAGGTGCGCCGGCGGCTGCGCGCCGCGTGGGAGGACGATCTGAACGTGCCCGAGGTATTGCGAGTGCTGCGCTGGACGCAGGACGCCGGGCCGGAGCTGCCGGACGGCGCCCGCTTCGAGACCTACGCCTACGCGGACCGTCTCCTCGGCCTGGAACTCACCCGCGACGTGGGAGCCCCGGAATGAGCGGGCCGGACGGCCTCGCACCGCGTCGTCTGGTCG
The window above is part of the Streptomyces sp. NBC_00425 genome. Proteins encoded here:
- a CDS encoding VC0807 family protein → MTPPTPSEQPTTAPADGESATPQAEASSAGRGLAVTIAFDVVIPTSLYYVLRGAGLSEIPSLLLSGAAPAVHTLHSAVRHRKLDAIGVFVIALLIGGTAASLITANPRVVLARSGLVTACAGIWLLVTLATAQPFTFRALKSLLPGRTALLDRLWETDPGFRRVWHGMTWLWGLGLMADALVRVFMAFALPVDAVPALDGVLYAATWLVLQVITQITLFRTGTLAKMFPHGGRAAPPGVAGPENS
- a CDS encoding DUF6069 family protein, with protein sequence MVTANPSREGESGASGIRRARILAVVAGAVAALVVWLVGAQLAGVHLDVHSGSDRHEQSVGAAAVLTASVAAGLAAWGSLAALERWAPARAHRTWTVLALTVLVLSLAGPFGLGVTAGAKAVLVCLHLVPGSVLVIALRRTAARA
- a CDS encoding 4-hydroxybenzoate 3-monooxygenase; the protein is MTTNSPLSQRTRVVVVGAGPAGLTVGNILRAAGVDCVVLESESRASIEARPRAGVIEEWAVRALERRGLADNLLARAQRHTVCEFRFAGERYRFPYGDLTGRHHWVYPQPLLVADLVRHYVDIRGGDARFSVRDVELHDLESARPSVSYTCPHTAARQVLTCDFVVGADGARGISRAALPVGHARVARHDYGVGWLALLAEAPPSSDCVLFGIHPNGFAGHMARSPEVTRYYLQCHPGDDPDDWSDERIWSELRLRLAGGADAVPLTEGPLIEKRVLDMHDYVVEPMAYGRLFLAGDAAHLVAPIAAKGMNLALHDAFLLGDALVAHLDGGDGSGLDGYSQACLRRVWDYQEFSQWLSEVYHGTAAGDPFRAGTALARLRRLLTSPTAAAAFAEQYLGTAEHC
- a CDS encoding CoA-binding protein, which codes for MYGDEATIRKILTGLGDTWAVVGLSTNRSRAAYGVAEVLQRFGKRVVPVHPKAETVHGEQGYASLADIPFDVDVVDVFVNSELAGAVADEAVAEGARAVWFQLGVVDEAAYERTRAAGLDMVMDRCPAIEIPRLG